Part of the Microcoleus sp. AS-A8 genome, CGATCTGGGGGAGAACCAATATGATAACCGCCAGTTCCAGCCGAATCACAGATAATGCTGTCAGTGAGACCTGTTTGTTCAATCAGGTGATTCATAATGTTCTCGGCGGATGGAGAACGGCAGATATTACCAAGGCAGACAAAAAGGAGTTTGCAGGACATAGGTATAATACTTAGCTTCTTGTGCCGTCAGAACAACGACCAATTGTTAGACAATGAGAATCTTGCACGTTTGTGTCGGGAACAGTTATCGCTTCCTGTCCTACTCCGTGCAGGCTTCTCGCTGTACCAGTGTTAAGTTTAGCAACGAAACTGCCCCATGCTGCCGTTACTCCTCTTGAAACCGGATAGCTCAACTCAAGCTCAACCATTGGCACTGTCCTTCCGGCAAAAGTCCATTGGTTACCCTAAATGTCAAAGGATGCTGCCTGATTCCAGGGTAATTTAAGGAAAGTATTGAATGTTCAAGTCGCGTCGCCGCTCTTATCGAAAGCCCCGTCGTTCATTGCCACTCCCACTCATCCTCGTAGCTATCCCTCTAGCTTTGATTCTCCTGGAATTGTCGGTACGGCTTTTCGTTGGTGTTACGGGTAAAAGCGCTGAATTAGCAGCTTATGAAGGTCAACCAGCTAATGTCACCGCTTACTGTCTCCAGTTCCTGAGTCAAGAAAAAAAGCCCTACGACGGTTTACCCGACCGTGGACGCCTTGCCGCCCAACCCAGTCTAGCTGGAGGCTACAAATTAGTCGGCAACCAAAAGAATAGTTTCTGGCAGATTAATGAGCAGGGTTTCCGCGACGACAACCCAGTTCCCTTAGAAAAAGCCAAAGAAGAAATCAGAATTTTTCTTTTAGGTGGCTCTACCGCTTTCGGTCAATGGAGTGCCAGTAACCAAGCAACCGCGACCATAGCAAAGAAGCTGGAAGTCCGTCTGAACGAACGGGTGGCGCAGCAGAGGAGTTCTCCCCAAAAGTACCGACCGATACCGTTGCCAGTCTATAAACCGGAACTAGAAAAAGCACTGACTTTGCCACCGAAACTTCGAGAGGGTCAGTATCGAGTAATTAATGCGGCTGTACCAGGCTATGCCTCTGGAAATCAACTGGCTCAGCTAGCCCTGCAAATTTTGCCCTACACTCCAGATGCTGTGATTGTTTTGGATGGATATACCGACCTGATGCTGCCCAGTCATAAAGCTCAAACGGATATTCCCGAAATCGACGGCTTCT contains:
- a CDS encoding SGNH/GDSL hydrolase family protein; this translates as MFKSRRRSYRKPRRSLPLPLILVAIPLALILLELSVRLFVGVTGKSAELAAYEGQPANVTAYCLQFLSQEKKPYDGLPDRGRLAAQPSLAGGYKLVGNQKNSFWQINEQGFRDDNPVPLEKAKEEIRIFLLGGSTAFGQWSASNQATATIAKKLEVRLNERVAQQRSSPQKYRPIPLPVYKPELEKALTLPPKLREGQYRVINAAVPGYASGNQLAQLALQILPYTPDAVIVLDGYTDLMLPSHKAQTDIPEIDGFLNNAPRHLWAYLTGKLTDWITDTYLVKAIQYWLLRPQPSVSQLSLVVTEKTAPLEQHLAPDPTELQRRVARYHNFHKQMVKLTTGANIPLLIAVQPEITGRGTRQLSRDEQKLLKELGAIYKQRVQTGYAQLEKVTQKLQEAFPKNVKTLYFYNLYENFPSRAFYDAIHLTEEGNALLAEQLYQAIATVPKLQVAPPKKRGIGNDNEG